In a single window of the Cyanobacterium sp. T60_A2020_053 genome:
- the ybeY gene encoding rRNA maturation RNase YbeY: protein MNNQYNLEVYIEDNYFVEENPAPSTEVLQWQLWFQSWLNLLDLDLDNNYNYEVSLIFADDAFIQQLNQQYRDKDQATDVLAFASLEDDFGFISPEIPVMLGDIIISVDTAKTQAQSQGHSLMIELAWLASHGFLHLLGWDHPDDESLNDMLDQQRFLLTESKII, encoded by the coding sequence ATGAATAATCAATATAATCTTGAGGTTTACATCGAAGATAATTATTTTGTAGAGGAAAACCCAGCGCCCTCCACCGAAGTTTTACAATGGCAATTATGGTTTCAATCGTGGCTAAATTTATTAGATTTGGACTTAGATAATAACTATAATTATGAAGTAAGTTTAATATTCGCTGATGATGCCTTTATTCAACAATTAAACCAACAATATCGAGATAAAGATCAAGCCACTGATGTATTAGCGTTTGCTTCCCTTGAAGATGATTTCGGTTTCATTTCCCCAGAAATTCCCGTAATGTTGGGAGATATTATTATTTCTGTGGATACAGCAAAAACACAAGCCCAAAGTCAAGGACATTCCCTCATGATAGAATTAGCTTGGTTAGCATCCCATGGATTTTTACATTTGTTAGGATGGGATCATCCTGATGATGAAAGTTTAAATGATATGTTAGATCAACAAAGATTTTTACTCACAGAAAGCAAAATTATTTAA
- a CDS encoding MOSC domain-containing protein, giving the protein MKLSSIHIYPIKSCQGITVTEAEVALKGLKNDRCLMVVDSNGKFITQRQLPSLATIITSLDHDSLTLKVANNTLSPITFTPEYQTGNLIPVEIWGQETMAVEQEKAVSEWLRRALDIDEQIFLVAQTPDCRLTIDPKYSLRRRAPVTFSDGYPLLLTNTASLKLLNEKIRDTYKSSENQVTMDRFRPNLVIENDQPFAEDNWREITIGAVTFDLVKPCKRCIVTTTNQNTGQRNSLQEPLKTLATFRNFPTQGILFGVNIIPRNQGLISVQSTINL; this is encoded by the coding sequence ATGAAACTATCTTCAATTCACATTTACCCCATCAAATCTTGTCAAGGCATCACCGTGACAGAAGCAGAAGTAGCCCTGAAAGGTTTAAAAAATGACCGTTGCTTAATGGTAGTTGATAGTAACGGTAAATTTATCACCCAAAGACAATTACCATCTTTAGCCACTATTATCACCAGTTTAGACCATGATTCTCTCACACTGAAGGTGGCAAATAATACTCTTAGTCCCATAACTTTTACTCCCGAATATCAAACAGGGAATTTGATACCCGTGGAAATTTGGGGGCAAGAAACCATGGCGGTTGAGCAAGAAAAAGCGGTTTCTGAGTGGTTGCGGAGGGCGCTGGATATTGACGAGCAAATTTTTCTAGTGGCTCAAACTCCCGACTGTCGTCTTACCATCGATCCTAAATATAGCTTACGGCGGAGGGCGCCGGTCACCTTTTCCGATGGCTATCCCTTACTACTCACCAATACAGCATCTTTAAAATTACTCAATGAAAAAATTAGAGACACCTATAAATCATCAGAAAATCAAGTAACAATGGATCGATTTCGACCTAATTTAGTCATCGAAAATGATCAACCTTTTGCAGAAGATAACTGGCGAGAAATTACCATCGGTGCAGTAACCTTTGACCTTGTTAAACCTTGCAAAAGATGTATTGTTACCACCACAAATCAAAATACAGGTCAACGAAATTCTTTACAAGAGCCTTTAAAAACTTTAGCAACTTTTCGCAATTTTCCCACTCAGGGAATTTTATTTGGTGTTAATATTATTCCTCGTAATCAAGGTTTAATTTCTGTGCAAAGTACCATAAATTTATAA
- a CDS encoding J domain-containing protein, translating to MQKLRTTVKNYYQILGVEPSATLEEVKKEFRVLARRYHPDLNQGDKGAEEMFKKINEAYDTLSDQTKRQQYDLLIFGTSRRRFPRATANNSTGNNSGFPFNNINSFWDDVRSGSVNRPPNARPKSPRTEDYQSSTTKRVKPAPSRNNSKDIEAKLLLPLEKAYLGGRERIRLEDGRSLEIDMPPAMYHGQKIRLKGQGINGGDLYLKILIEEHPFFTLTKTDISCEIPLTPSEAVVGGAVEVPTIDGLVRMNVPPGVKQGQRLKLADKGYPNIRGERGDQMIIIRIVPPTNVSEEEKKLYKQIKDIETFNPRQELLNFYGQGAKGKGK from the coding sequence ATGCAAAAATTACGCACCACTGTGAAGAATTATTATCAGATTTTAGGGGTTGAACCCTCAGCGACATTGGAAGAAGTAAAAAAAGAATTTCGAGTATTGGCAAGGCGCTATCATCCCGACTTGAATCAAGGTGATAAGGGCGCTGAGGAGATGTTTAAAAAAATCAATGAAGCCTATGATACACTATCAGACCAAACCAAGCGTCAACAATATGATTTATTAATTTTTGGCACTTCTCGCCGTCGCTTTCCCCGTGCTACGGCGAATAATTCTACTGGTAATAATTCTGGTTTTCCTTTCAATAATATTAATTCTTTTTGGGATGATGTGCGCTCAGGTTCTGTAAATCGTCCCCCCAATGCGCGCCCAAAATCCCCTCGCACGGAAGATTATCAATCCAGCACCACGAAAAGGGTCAAACCAGCGCCCTCCCGCAACAATTCCAAGGACATCGAGGCTAAACTATTATTGCCCCTAGAAAAGGCTTATTTGGGCGGTAGAGAGCGCATTCGCCTCGAAGACGGGCGCTCATTAGAAATTGATATGCCTCCGGCTATGTATCACGGGCAGAAAATTCGCCTCAAAGGTCAAGGTATCAACGGCGGTGATTTATATTTAAAAATTTTGATTGAAGAACATCCATTCTTTACATTAACAAAAACAGATATTTCCTGCGAAATCCCCCTAACTCCCTCCGAAGCTGTGGTGGGGGGCGCTGTGGAAGTTCCCACCATTGATGGTTTGGTGCGTATGAATGTACCACCCGGTGTCAAACAAGGACAGAGATTAAAATTAGCAGACAAGGGTTATCCCAATATTCGAGGCGAAAGGGGCGATCAAATGATCATTATTCGTATTGTACCCCCTACCAATGTTTCTGAAGAAGAGAAAAAACTATATAAACAAATTAAAGATATTGAGACTTTTAATCCTCGTCAAGAATTACTTAATTTTTATGGGCAAGGGGCAAAGGGCAAAGGTAAATAA
- a CDS encoding HIT domain-containing protein produces the protein MENTNSHLTAIERKYLSFPAHFTVKNKLLQGKILDFGCGVGNDVKLLKEKSFDITGYDPFYFPTYPQEKYDTIICFYVLNVLLEQDQEQVIMEIAHLLKPKGKAYFAVRRDLKKEGYRRHYVHKKMTYQCLVKLPFESLHQDEFCEIYCYSHYNQIQRPSPCIFCNPYASLTLLTESTLSYAMLDGYPLTKGHSLIIPKKHEENYFDLSLAEQQNCWQMVNFVQKIITEKYHPDGFNVGMNINQAGGQKMNHCQIHLIPRYQGDNQGKKHGIRQVLGKQ, from the coding sequence ATGGAAAATACTAATAGTCATTTAACAGCTATTGAGCGAAAATATTTATCATTTCCAGCGCACTTCACCGTAAAAAATAAACTATTACAAGGAAAAATATTAGATTTCGGTTGTGGAGTAGGTAATGATGTGAAATTACTCAAAGAAAAATCATTTGATATAACTGGTTATGACCCTTTTTATTTCCCCACTTATCCACAGGAAAAATATGATACTATTATTTGTTTTTATGTGTTAAATGTGCTTTTAGAACAAGACCAAGAACAGGTAATAATGGAAATAGCTCACCTATTAAAACCGAAAGGAAAGGCTTATTTTGCTGTAAGGAGAGACTTAAAAAAAGAAGGTTATCGCCGTCATTATGTCCATAAAAAAATGACCTATCAATGTTTAGTAAAACTGCCTTTTGAATCTTTACATCAAGATGAATTTTGCGAAATATATTGCTACAGTCATTATAACCAAATCCAGCGCCCCTCACCGTGCATTTTTTGTAATCCCTATGCTTCTTTAACTTTGCTCACAGAATCAACCCTTAGTTATGCCATGTTAGACGGCTATCCCCTTACCAAAGGACATAGTTTAATTATTCCCAAAAAACATGAAGAAAATTATTTCGATTTATCATTAGCTGAACAGCAAAACTGTTGGCAAATGGTCAATTTTGTGCAGAAAATTATTACTGAAAAATATCATCCTGATGGCTTTAATGTGGGTATGAATATTAACCAAGCAGGAGGACAAAAAATGAATCATTGTCAAATTCATTTAATTCCCCGTTATCAAGGGGATAATCAAGGGAAAAAACATGGTATTAGACAAGTTTTAGGAAAACAATAG
- the mtnA gene encoding S-methyl-5-thioribose-1-phosphate isomerase, with translation MKVNGEHYRTIWLSEDEQTVKVIDQRYLPYQFIIEDIITVADMTSALREMHIRGAGVIGAGAGYGMYLGALSAQRHHVTNPQEYLYQVAEKLQATRPTAVNLAWAIQRQLEAIKPLKNDLDAIVATTKEVGRALVEKDVKLCQSIGNHGVKLIQDISAKKQGDTVNILTHCNAGWLGCVDYGTATAPIYQAHEMGIKVHVWVDETRPRNQGARLTAWELGQNGIDHTVIADNTGGHLMQHGMVDLVITGSDRTTYTGDVANKIGTYLKALAAQDNNIPFYVALTYSAFDWEMTDGVKQIPIETRDATEVSHISGEYNGDILEVKLIPPGSRALNYGFDVTPARLITGLITDRGICKASAEGILGLYPEYSRL, from the coding sequence ATGAAGGTAAATGGTGAGCATTATCGGACAATTTGGTTAAGTGAAGATGAGCAAACAGTAAAAGTAATTGACCAAAGATATTTACCTTATCAATTCATAATTGAAGATATTATCACCGTAGCAGACATGACAAGCGCCCTCCGAGAAATGCACATCCGTGGGGCTGGGGTAATCGGTGCTGGTGCTGGTTATGGGATGTATTTAGGGGCATTATCTGCCCAACGTCATCACGTCACGAATCCCCAAGAATACCTTTATCAAGTGGCGGAAAAATTACAAGCAACCCGCCCCACCGCCGTTAATTTAGCATGGGCAATACAAAGACAGTTAGAAGCAATTAAACCTCTCAAAAATGACCTTGATGCCATCGTAGCAACTACGAAAGAAGTGGGGAGGGCGCTGGTAGAAAAAGATGTGAAACTCTGTCAAAGTATCGGTAATCATGGCGTTAAGCTAATTCAAGACATCAGTGCTAAAAAACAGGGTGACACCGTTAATATTTTGACCCATTGTAATGCTGGATGGCTCGGTTGTGTGGATTATGGCACAGCCACAGCGCCCATCTACCAAGCCCATGAAATGGGTATAAAAGTTCACGTTTGGGTGGATGAAACTCGCCCACGCAATCAAGGCGCCCGTCTCACAGCGTGGGAATTAGGACAAAATGGCATTGATCATACTGTTATTGCTGATAATACGGGGGGGCATTTAATGCAACATGGTATGGTTGATCTCGTTATCACAGGAAGCGATCGCACCACTTACACGGGAGATGTTGCCAATAAAATTGGTACTTATTTAAAAGCGCTGGCGGCGCAGGATAATAACATTCCTTTTTATGTTGCCCTAACTTATTCTGCCTTTGACTGGGAAATGACAGACGGTGTCAAGCAAATCCCCATCGAAACTAGAGACGCTACAGAAGTTAGTCATATTAGCGGTGAATATAATGGCGATATATTAGAAGTGAAGTTGATTCCGCCGGGTAGTCGGGCGCTGAATTATGGCTTTGACGTTACCCCAGCGCGCCTCATCACAGGTTTAATCACCGATAGAGGAATCTGTAAAGCCTCCGCAGAAGGAATCTTGGGATTATATCCTGAATATAGTCGCCTTTGA
- a CDS encoding DUF29 domain-containing protein, with amino-acid sequence MTVIDKIDLKELYEIDDHLWLEKTINLLKEQKFNDLDLENLIEELESLARRDKLAIKSLLQQIIRHLLLIQYWESERERNYPHWQSEIISFRIQINDQMTKNFYNYLEDNINKIYQDARKYVKAKSRLDTFPLECPYILTQLLDEDWFPST; translated from the coding sequence ATGACAGTAATTGACAAAATTGATTTAAAAGAATTGTATGAAATCGATGATCATTTATGGTTAGAGAAAACTATTAATTTACTGAAAGAACAAAAGTTTAATGATTTAGACTTAGAAAATTTAATTGAGGAGTTAGAAAGTTTGGCAAGACGGGATAAGTTAGCAATAAAAAGTCTTTTACAACAAATCATTAGACATTTATTATTAATTCAATATTGGGAGAGCGAAAGAGAAAGAAATTATCCCCATTGGCAGTCAGAGATTATTAGTTTTCGTATTCAAATTAATGACCAGATGACTAAAAATTTTTACAATTATTTAGAGGATAATATCAACAAAATTTATCAGGATGCCAGAAAGTATGTTAAGGCGAAATCCAGATTAGATACTTTTCCCTTAGAATGTCCTTATATTTTAACTCAGTTATTGGATGAAGATTGGTTTCCTTCAACATAA
- a CDS encoding toxin-antitoxin system, antitoxin component, Xre family protein encodes MVMYQLSLNLEQILELVKQLPQAEKIKLNYELEKDIIQAENFDQELTTAYTKMSEQAFSKIWDNPEDTDYDDL; translated from the coding sequence ATGGTCATGTATCAATTATCTCTCAATTTAGAACAGATATTAGAGCTAGTTAAACAATTACCCCAAGCCGAAAAAATTAAATTAAATTATGAGTTAGAAAAAGATATTATTCAAGCCGAAAACTTTGATCAAGAATTGACAACAGCTTATACAAAAATGTCTGAACAAGCATTCTCTAAAATTTGGGATAATCCAGAGGATACCGACTATGATGATTTATAA
- a CDS encoding type II toxin-antitoxin system PemK/MazF family toxin codes for MMIYNFGNILLLPFPFTDQSTTKKRPAVVISSDIYNQQKPDIIIIAVTSKTNTPLTEGELSIIKFREAGLLKPSIIKPVVTTIDKNLVIKKLGDLQIEDCGNLQNLIQKIIG; via the coding sequence ATGATGATTTATAATTTTGGTAATATACTCCTATTACCTTTTCCGTTCACAGATCAAAGTACCACAAAAAAAAGACCCGCCGTAGTTATTAGTTCTGATATTTATAATCAGCAGAAACCAGATATAATTATTATTGCTGTTACCAGTAAGACAAATACTCCCCTAACAGAAGGTGAGTTATCCATTATCAAGTTTCGTGAGGCTGGTTTACTCAAACCATCAATAATAAAACCTGTTGTTACAACCATCGACAAAAATTTAGTAATAAAGAAGTTAGGAGACTTACAAATAGAAGATTGTGGTAACTTACAAAATTTAATTCAAAAAATTATTGGCTAA